TGCAGATAAAATTGAAGCGCGTCTTGAATTGATAAAAAATCTAAAGAGAAAGTACGGTGCTGATTTTGATGAAATCAATAAGTTTTTAGAACGCGCTCAAAAAGATTTTGACAGACTTAATTCTAGTGAAAAAGAAATTGAGAGATTGAATTCAGAAATCCAAAAATTTCGTTCTCAACTGTATGAAAAAGCGCTAGAATTATCACAAAGAAGACGAGCAAGCGCCATAGAATTTTGTTCTGCTGTTCAAAGAGAATTAAATGACTTAGGAATGACTGGCAGCAGATTTGAAGTTGCTTTTAATGATATTCCAGCAATAGAAGAATTTTCCGAAATAGTTACAGCAGATGGTTTTGATAAAATGGAGTTTTTTATATCCGCTAATATAGGCGAGCCTGCCAAGCCGCTTACCAAGATTGCATCAGGCGGTGAATTATCCAGAATTATGCTTGCCTTAAAAGTAATTTTATCTAAGCTAGATAATATTGACACTATGATTTTTGATGAAATTGATACAGGCATAAGCGGTCGTATCGGACAAACTGTAGCCAACAAGCTTGCCGAAATCTCTAGATCTCGACAGGTTATTACCATATCCCATCTTGCAACCATTTGTGCTATGGCAGACCAAAATTATCTTATTTACAAAGATGAAAATGACGGCAAGACTTATACACATGTAAAGAAACTGGATTATGAACAAACGCTAAAAGAGATAGCTAGACTATCAGGCGGATATGAAACAAGTCAATTATCATTAGATCATGCTGCTGAGTTAAAGCGGCTGAGTAATGATTATAAATCTAAAATTAATTCATAATTTTTTCGCCAATATTTAGTAATCAATACCTTGTATTAAAAATCAAAACATAACCCAAACTAGAAATACGTCCTTATAACATAAAATTATTTGCGAGGTGTACATAGTGCGTATTTTTAGGTCTATTTTAGGAATTTTATTTGCGTTTTTTTTGATCGCATTAATTATAAATATAAATCCAACTTACAATATAAGAGATAATTTAATTTCTTCTCAAAACATCAGTATTAATACATCAGCCAAAAAATCAGAATATGTTTATGTAGGAGGAATGCCTATAGGAATGACGATTGCTTCAAAAGGTGTCATTGTCATAGGTGTTACCGATATACTTACTGAAAACGGTAATGTTTCTCCTTCTAGGGCGGCAGGTTTGGAAAACGGCGATGTATTAACTGAAATAGCAGGTGAAGAAATACAAGGCGTTACATCGCTAGACCGCATAATTAATAGTCCTGAAAATTGCGGTCAAAATTTAAAACTTAAGTACATAAGAAAGAACAAAGAAAGAATTACAGAAATAACTCCTGCATTGGATGTTGCAAGCGGAAGATATAAGCTGGGATTATGGATAAGAGACAGTGCTGCGGGTATCGGAACTTTGACATTTATTAAAGAAATCAAAAACGGATACAGTTTTGGAGCATTAGGTCATCCTATCTGCGATCCCGATACTTTGACAGTGGT
The sequence above is a segment of the Clostridia bacterium genome. Coding sequences within it:
- a CDS encoding DNA repair protein RecN produces the protein ADKIEARLELIKNLKRKYGADFDEINKFLERAQKDFDRLNSSEKEIERLNSEIQKFRSQLYEKALELSQRRRASAIEFCSAVQRELNDLGMTGSRFEVAFNDIPAIEEFSEIVTADGFDKMEFFISANIGEPAKPLTKIASGGELSRIMLALKVILSKLDNIDTMIFDEIDTGISGRIGQTVANKLAEISRSRQVITISHLATICAMADQNYLIYKDENDGKTYTHVKKLDYEQTLKEIARLSGGYETSQLSLDHAAELKRLSNDYKSKINS
- a CDS encoding SpoIVB peptidase S55 domain-containing protein produces the protein MRIFRSILGILFAFFLIALIININPTYNIRDNLISSQNISINTSAKKSEYVYVGGMPIGMTIASKGVIVIGVTDILTENGNVSPSRAAGLENGDVLTEIAGEEIQGVTSLDRIINSPENCGQNLKLKYIRKNKERITEITPALDVASGRYKLGLWIRDSAAGIGTLTFIKEIKNGYSFGALGHPICDPDTLTVV